Proteins encoded together in one Dermacentor variabilis isolate Ectoservices chromosome 2, ASM5094787v1, whole genome shotgun sequence window:
- the krz gene encoding beta-arrestin protein kurtz isoform X2 has translation MSWFLATVSFVSMDDTPACTIGTEAAAAEESAKRQGGTRVFKKSSPNGKITMYLGKRDFVDHITSVDPIDGVVLIDPDYVKERKVFGHVLAAFRYGREDLDVLGLTFRKDLYLASEQIYPPLAETAGRPLTRLQERLLRKLGPNAYPFYFELPPHCPASVTLQPAPGDTGKPCGVDYELKGYVADSPEDKPHKRNSVRLAIRKIMYAPSRQGEQPSVEVSKEFVMSPNKLHLEASLDKELYHHGEDIAVNVHIANNSNRTVKKVKVSVRQFADICLFSTAQYKCTVAEIDSEEGCPVSPGFTLSKVYYLRPLLANNKDKRGLALDGQLKHEDTNLASSTIITDPAQKENLGIIVQYKVKVKLCLGPLGGDLVAELPFILMHPKPEESSPIRVVSEPKAPGPVPLDTNLIELDTDAAASLDDDDIIFEDFARLRLRGETDA, from the exons ATGTCCTG GTTTCTCGCAACGGTCAGCTTTGTGAGCATGGACGACACACCGGCATGCACAATTGGAACGGAGGCTGCTGCTGCGGAAGAGTCAGCCAAGCGGCAAGGGGGCACACG GGTATTCAAGAAGAGCTCACCAAATGGAAAGATTACGATGTACTTGGGAAAGAGGGACTTTGTGGACCACATCACCAGCGTCGATCCAATAG ACGGCGTAGTCCTGATTGACCCAGACTATGTGAAGGAACGAAAGGTATTCGGACACGTACTGGCAGCCTTCCGGTATGGCCGTGAGGACTTGGATGTGCTGGGACTGACGTTCCGCAAGGACCTGTACCTGGCCTCAGAACAGATATACCCGCCTCTAGCAGAGACTGCAGGACGACCACTGACGCGGCTGCAGGAGCGACTACTGCGCAAGCTGGGCCCCAATGCATACCCCTTCTACTTTGAGCTACCGCCACACTGTCCTGCTTCAGTAACCCTTCAGCCCGCTCCGGGGGACACAGGCAAGCCCTGCGGAGTCGACTATGAGCTCAAGGGCTATGTTGCAGACAGCCCCGAAGACAAGCCTCACAAGCG GAACTCTGTGCGCTTGGCCATCCGCAAGATCATGTATGCACCCAGCCGGCAAGGAGAGCAACCCAGCGTGGAGGTGAGCAAGGAGTTTGTCATGTCACCCAACAAGCTGCACCTGGAGGCCTCCCTTGACAAGGAGCTCTACCATCATGGGGAGGACATTGCTGTCAATGTCCACATTGCAAACAACTCCAACCGCACTGTGAAGAAGGTCAAGGTCTCTG TGCGCCAGTTTGCGGACATCTGCCTCTTTTCGACGGCACAGTACAAGTGCACAGTGGCCGAAATCGACTCCGA GGAGGGGTGTCCAGTGAGTCCGGGCTTTACGCTTTCCAAGGTGTACTACCTGCGGCCCCTGCTTGCTAACAACAAGGACAAGCGAGGTCTGGCGCTGGATGGGCAGCTGAAGCATGAAGATACCAACCTTGCTTCATCCACCAT AATCACAGACCCAGCACAAAAGGAGAACCTTGGCATCATCGTGCAGTACAAGGTCAAGGTGAAGCTCTGCCTGGGGCCACTTGGAGG GGACCTGGTAGCTGAGCTGCCTTTCATCCTGATGCACCCAAAACCCGAAGAATCAAGCCCGATTCGAGTTGTCAGTGAACCCAAGGCTCCAGGCCCTGTACCACTGGACACCAACTTGATTGAGCTGGACAC GGATGCTGCGGCCAGCctagatgatgatgacatcatcTTCGAAGATTTTGCACGGCTGCGGCTCCGCGGTGAGACGGACGCCTGA
- the krz gene encoding beta-arrestin protein kurtz isoform X1 produces MNGREALFASLARFLATVSFVSMDDTPACTIGTEAAAAEESAKRQGGTRVFKKSSPNGKITMYLGKRDFVDHITSVDPIDGVVLIDPDYVKERKVFGHVLAAFRYGREDLDVLGLTFRKDLYLASEQIYPPLAETAGRPLTRLQERLLRKLGPNAYPFYFELPPHCPASVTLQPAPGDTGKPCGVDYELKGYVADSPEDKPHKRNSVRLAIRKIMYAPSRQGEQPSVEVSKEFVMSPNKLHLEASLDKELYHHGEDIAVNVHIANNSNRTVKKVKVSVRQFADICLFSTAQYKCTVAEIDSEEGCPVSPGFTLSKVYYLRPLLANNKDKRGLALDGQLKHEDTNLASSTIITDPAQKENLGIIVQYKVKVKLCLGPLGGDLVAELPFILMHPKPEESSPIRVVSEPKAPGPVPLDTNLIELDTDAAASLDDDDIIFEDFARLRLRGETDA; encoded by the exons GTTTCTCGCAACGGTCAGCTTTGTGAGCATGGACGACACACCGGCATGCACAATTGGAACGGAGGCTGCTGCTGCGGAAGAGTCAGCCAAGCGGCAAGGGGGCACACG GGTATTCAAGAAGAGCTCACCAAATGGAAAGATTACGATGTACTTGGGAAAGAGGGACTTTGTGGACCACATCACCAGCGTCGATCCAATAG ACGGCGTAGTCCTGATTGACCCAGACTATGTGAAGGAACGAAAGGTATTCGGACACGTACTGGCAGCCTTCCGGTATGGCCGTGAGGACTTGGATGTGCTGGGACTGACGTTCCGCAAGGACCTGTACCTGGCCTCAGAACAGATATACCCGCCTCTAGCAGAGACTGCAGGACGACCACTGACGCGGCTGCAGGAGCGACTACTGCGCAAGCTGGGCCCCAATGCATACCCCTTCTACTTTGAGCTACCGCCACACTGTCCTGCTTCAGTAACCCTTCAGCCCGCTCCGGGGGACACAGGCAAGCCCTGCGGAGTCGACTATGAGCTCAAGGGCTATGTTGCAGACAGCCCCGAAGACAAGCCTCACAAGCG GAACTCTGTGCGCTTGGCCATCCGCAAGATCATGTATGCACCCAGCCGGCAAGGAGAGCAACCCAGCGTGGAGGTGAGCAAGGAGTTTGTCATGTCACCCAACAAGCTGCACCTGGAGGCCTCCCTTGACAAGGAGCTCTACCATCATGGGGAGGACATTGCTGTCAATGTCCACATTGCAAACAACTCCAACCGCACTGTGAAGAAGGTCAAGGTCTCTG TGCGCCAGTTTGCGGACATCTGCCTCTTTTCGACGGCACAGTACAAGTGCACAGTGGCCGAAATCGACTCCGA GGAGGGGTGTCCAGTGAGTCCGGGCTTTACGCTTTCCAAGGTGTACTACCTGCGGCCCCTGCTTGCTAACAACAAGGACAAGCGAGGTCTGGCGCTGGATGGGCAGCTGAAGCATGAAGATACCAACCTTGCTTCATCCACCAT AATCACAGACCCAGCACAAAAGGAGAACCTTGGCATCATCGTGCAGTACAAGGTCAAGGTGAAGCTCTGCCTGGGGCCACTTGGAGG GGACCTGGTAGCTGAGCTGCCTTTCATCCTGATGCACCCAAAACCCGAAGAATCAAGCCCGATTCGAGTTGTCAGTGAACCCAAGGCTCCAGGCCCTGTACCACTGGACACCAACTTGATTGAGCTGGACAC GGATGCTGCGGCCAGCctagatgatgatgacatcatcTTCGAAGATTTTGCACGGCTGCGGCTCCGCGGTGAGACGGACGCCTGA
- the krz gene encoding beta-arrestin protein kurtz isoform X3: MDDTPACTIGTEAAAAEESAKRQGGTRVFKKSSPNGKITMYLGKRDFVDHITSVDPIDGVVLIDPDYVKERKVFGHVLAAFRYGREDLDVLGLTFRKDLYLASEQIYPPLAETAGRPLTRLQERLLRKLGPNAYPFYFELPPHCPASVTLQPAPGDTGKPCGVDYELKGYVADSPEDKPHKRNSVRLAIRKIMYAPSRQGEQPSVEVSKEFVMSPNKLHLEASLDKELYHHGEDIAVNVHIANNSNRTVKKVKVSVRQFADICLFSTAQYKCTVAEIDSEEGCPVSPGFTLSKVYYLRPLLANNKDKRGLALDGQLKHEDTNLASSTIITDPAQKENLGIIVQYKVKVKLCLGPLGGDLVAELPFILMHPKPEESSPIRVVSEPKAPGPVPLDTNLIELDTDAAASLDDDDIIFEDFARLRLRGETDA, encoded by the exons ATGGACGACACACCGGCATGCACAATTGGAACGGAGGCTGCTGCTGCGGAAGAGTCAGCCAAGCGGCAAGGGGGCACACG GGTATTCAAGAAGAGCTCACCAAATGGAAAGATTACGATGTACTTGGGAAAGAGGGACTTTGTGGACCACATCACCAGCGTCGATCCAATAG ACGGCGTAGTCCTGATTGACCCAGACTATGTGAAGGAACGAAAGGTATTCGGACACGTACTGGCAGCCTTCCGGTATGGCCGTGAGGACTTGGATGTGCTGGGACTGACGTTCCGCAAGGACCTGTACCTGGCCTCAGAACAGATATACCCGCCTCTAGCAGAGACTGCAGGACGACCACTGACGCGGCTGCAGGAGCGACTACTGCGCAAGCTGGGCCCCAATGCATACCCCTTCTACTTTGAGCTACCGCCACACTGTCCTGCTTCAGTAACCCTTCAGCCCGCTCCGGGGGACACAGGCAAGCCCTGCGGAGTCGACTATGAGCTCAAGGGCTATGTTGCAGACAGCCCCGAAGACAAGCCTCACAAGCG GAACTCTGTGCGCTTGGCCATCCGCAAGATCATGTATGCACCCAGCCGGCAAGGAGAGCAACCCAGCGTGGAGGTGAGCAAGGAGTTTGTCATGTCACCCAACAAGCTGCACCTGGAGGCCTCCCTTGACAAGGAGCTCTACCATCATGGGGAGGACATTGCTGTCAATGTCCACATTGCAAACAACTCCAACCGCACTGTGAAGAAGGTCAAGGTCTCTG TGCGCCAGTTTGCGGACATCTGCCTCTTTTCGACGGCACAGTACAAGTGCACAGTGGCCGAAATCGACTCCGA GGAGGGGTGTCCAGTGAGTCCGGGCTTTACGCTTTCCAAGGTGTACTACCTGCGGCCCCTGCTTGCTAACAACAAGGACAAGCGAGGTCTGGCGCTGGATGGGCAGCTGAAGCATGAAGATACCAACCTTGCTTCATCCACCAT AATCACAGACCCAGCACAAAAGGAGAACCTTGGCATCATCGTGCAGTACAAGGTCAAGGTGAAGCTCTGCCTGGGGCCACTTGGAGG GGACCTGGTAGCTGAGCTGCCTTTCATCCTGATGCACCCAAAACCCGAAGAATCAAGCCCGATTCGAGTTGTCAGTGAACCCAAGGCTCCAGGCCCTGTACCACTGGACACCAACTTGATTGAGCTGGACAC GGATGCTGCGGCCAGCctagatgatgatgacatcatcTTCGAAGATTTTGCACGGCTGCGGCTCCGCGGTGAGACGGACGCCTGA